The Breoghania sp. genome has a segment encoding these proteins:
- a CDS encoding M23 family metallopeptidase: MHQTETSDDQNSRQAAKPPLRIIISRGSDASSFTVRPLMAALAAGTCMLVIGGYLAAAGYMMLREDNSDTSRLTQAAQTRFYEERIAKLRARVDEVTSRSLVAEQRYEKQIAALKKRQGEINARHSRVADVLARAAESGLTIAASDPLPVAKPRPALAFDATLAESTEATGGAMVPIDASVDMLGLRGSMGGVAKKADRRTPASPEKATISSEPTGASAGLRADSVIMSRIDSALDVMNRQSETALDLIAVAAERRIARIERVTSSLGLNLNVDGDGVGGPFVPLTSVSFDARLARAEKAVAKLSSLRDGVKSLPFGSPLEGAHDYSSTYGPRLDPFLRSPAMHTGLDFRAPIGTPVHATAAGTVVSAGRKGGYGLMVEIDHGDGVSTRFGHLSRIVATVGDRVDIGEVVGLVGNTGRSTGAHLHYETRLPSGTVDPELFLNAGEKLSGIL; the protein is encoded by the coding sequence ATGCATCAGACCGAAACCTCCGACGACCAAAACTCGCGTCAGGCCGCCAAGCCGCCGCTTCGCATCATCATATCGCGTGGGTCCGATGCCAGTTCCTTCACGGTGCGCCCGCTCATGGCAGCCCTTGCCGCGGGAACATGTATGCTGGTGATTGGCGGGTATCTTGCGGCAGCCGGATACATGATGCTTCGCGAGGACAACTCCGACACCTCAAGGCTCACCCAGGCAGCCCAGACGCGGTTCTATGAGGAACGTATCGCCAAGCTGCGTGCGCGTGTCGACGAAGTCACCAGTCGCAGCCTCGTTGCCGAGCAAAGGTATGAAAAGCAGATCGCGGCGCTCAAGAAACGTCAGGGCGAGATCAACGCCCGGCACAGCCGCGTCGCAGACGTTCTGGCGCGCGCCGCAGAAAGCGGCCTGACGATCGCCGCGTCCGATCCCCTTCCCGTCGCCAAGCCGCGGCCGGCACTCGCATTCGACGCCACATTGGCGGAAAGCACCGAAGCGACGGGCGGCGCGATGGTTCCGATCGACGCATCCGTCGATATGCTGGGCCTGCGCGGTTCCATGGGCGGGGTCGCCAAAAAGGCCGACCGCCGCACTCCGGCCTCCCCCGAAAAAGCCACCATCAGCAGCGAGCCGACCGGGGCCTCGGCCGGGCTTCGCGCGGATTCGGTCATCATGAGCCGCATCGACAGCGCACTTGACGTCATGAACCGTCAGTCGGAAACCGCGCTCGACCTCATTGCGGTGGCTGCAGAACGCAGGATCGCCCGCATCGAACGGGTTACAAGCTCCCTTGGGCTTAATCTCAATGTCGATGGCGACGGGGTCGGCGGGCCTTTCGTGCCCCTCACCAGTGTGAGCTTCGATGCCCGCCTCGCGCGTGCCGAAAAGGCGGTCGCGAAGCTCTCCAGCCTGCGCGACGGGGTCAAGTCTCTGCCATTTGGCTCCCCTCTTGAGGGTGCGCACGACTACAGCAGCACCTACGGGCCGCGTCTTGATCCATTCCTGCGTAGCCCGGCCATGCATACCGGGCTCGATTTCCGCGCTCCAATCGGCACCCCCGTTCACGCGACCGCCGCAGGCACGGTGGTTTCCGCAGGACGGAAGGGCGGTTATGGCCTCATGGTGGAGATCGATCACGGAGACGGGGTCTCCACCCGCTTCGGGCATCTCAGCCGGATTGTCGCGACTGTCGGTGACAGGGTAGATATTGGCGAGGTTGTTGGCCTCGTCGGCAACACTGGACGCAGCACCGGCGCGCATCTGCATTACGAAACGCGCCTTCCTTCGGGGACGGTCGATCCCGAGCTGTTCCTGAATGCGGGCGAGAAGCTCTCGGGGATTCTGTAG
- a CDS encoding cyclase family protein has protein sequence MCVPGCMEMVHKRLSRRGFFKGAGVAAVGAASFQAFAPPRPAQAAPASFSKVVDLTHALVEDFPTFFGTPQLEIEAMFGFEKDGFNVNKWHLVEHTGTHMDAPLHFSKDGLSAAEIPADQLVLPLAVIDVKARAAEDPDYQVTAGDLEEWEAAHGRLPEGGCIAMNSGWGAYVATETFRNADAEGEMHFPGFGIDATRLAMERGLVGLGVDTLSLDRGLSADFATHYAWLPSGRWGMEAMANLDEVPATGATLVVGAPKVVGASGGPSRLFALV, from the coding sequence ATGTGTGTTCCCGGTTGCATGGAAATGGTCCACAAGCGGCTTTCCCGCCGCGGCTTCTTCAAGGGCGCGGGCGTTGCCGCTGTCGGTGCCGCCAGCTTTCAGGCCTTTGCGCCGCCGCGGCCGGCTCAAGCTGCGCCTGCAAGCTTCAGCAAGGTGGTGGATCTGACACATGCGCTTGTTGAGGATTTTCCGACCTTCTTCGGCACGCCCCAGCTTGAGATCGAGGCCATGTTCGGTTTCGAGAAGGACGGTTTCAACGTCAACAAGTGGCACCTGGTGGAGCACACCGGTACGCATATGGACGCGCCGCTTCATTTCTCCAAAGATGGTCTTTCCGCGGCCGAGATCCCGGCGGATCAACTCGTTCTGCCGCTCGCGGTCATCGATGTGAAGGCCAGGGCGGCGGAAGACCCGGACTATCAGGTGACCGCAGGCGATCTTGAGGAATGGGAAGCGGCACACGGAAGGCTACCCGAAGGCGGCTGCATCGCGATGAATTCCGGTTGGGGGGCATATGTCGCCACGGAGACGTTTCGCAATGCGGATGCGGAAGGGGAAATGCACTTCCCTGGCTTCGGAATCGACGCAACCCGGCTTGCCATGGAGCGCGGGCTCGTTGGGCTCGGCGTCGATACCCTGTCGCTTGATCGCGGTCTTTCCGCAGATTTTGCGACGCATTACGCCTGGCTGCCCTCCGGCCGCTGGGGCATGGAAGCGATGGCCAATCTGGACGAAGTTCCGGCAACCGGGGCGACACTTGTTGTGGGGGCGCCGAAAGTCGTTGGAGCTTCGGGCGGGCCGAGCAGGCTTTTCGCGCTTGTTTGA
- a CDS encoding ABC-F family ATP-binding cassette domain-containing protein translates to MLHVNDLTYRIGGRTLLEHATAVIPDGAKVGLVGRNGSGKTTLFKLINGDITPESGAITVRRQARIGQVAQEAPGSETSLIDVVLAADTERSALMAEAENATDPNRIAEIHTRLADIDAHSAEARAGAILYGLGFNADAQRQPCSAFSGGWRMRVALAAVLFSEPDLLLLDEPTNYLDLEGTLWLENYVARYPHTVVLISHDRDLLNKAVDTIVHLEGNKLTTYRGGYDSFERQRREQIMQAEKQREKQEAQRKHMQAFVDRFRAKATKARQAQSRLKMLERMQPIAAIVEESSLALSFPDPQSQAAPPLLSVESGAVGYDDKPVLRHLNLRLDPDDRIALLGANGNGKSTFAKLIADRLKPMSGHVVRANRIEVAYFAQHQLDELVPANSAVAHVRALMVGEPEAKVRARVARFGLPTDRMDTPAKDLSGGEKARLLLGLVTFNGPNLLILDEPTNHLDIDSREALMQALNAFRGAVVLISHDRHLVEACADALWLVAGGTVKPYDGDMEDYRRLILQSGREERSAQKEVEKQASAQDRRREAADRRAQLAPLRQKIQAAEKLMEKHQGELQRLDGLLADPDLYVKDPAKATKLAKQRSDAEKALAEAEENWLELSGQYEEANAG, encoded by the coding sequence ATGTTGCATGTAAATGACCTCACCTACCGCATCGGCGGCCGCACCCTTCTCGAACATGCCACCGCTGTCATCCCCGATGGCGCGAAGGTGGGGCTTGTCGGGCGCAATGGTTCGGGCAAGACAACGCTTTTCAAGCTGATCAACGGCGATATCACGCCGGAATCCGGGGCGATCACCGTCCGCCGCCAGGCCCGTATCGGGCAGGTCGCACAGGAGGCGCCGGGCTCTGAAACCAGCCTGATCGACGTGGTTCTGGCGGCGGATACCGAGCGTTCGGCCCTGATGGCGGAGGCGGAAAACGCGACCGATCCCAATCGGATCGCCGAAATCCACACCCGTCTTGCCGATATTGACGCCCATTCCGCAGAGGCGCGCGCAGGCGCAATTCTCTATGGCCTCGGCTTCAACGCAGACGCACAGCGCCAGCCGTGCTCGGCCTTTTCCGGCGGCTGGCGAATGCGCGTCGCCCTTGCGGCGGTGCTGTTTTCCGAACCCGACCTGCTGCTGCTCGACGAGCCGACCAACTATCTCGATCTGGAAGGCACACTGTGGCTTGAGAACTACGTGGCGCGTTATCCGCATACGGTCGTGTTGATCTCCCATGACCGGGACCTTCTCAACAAGGCCGTCGATACCATCGTGCATCTGGAAGGCAACAAACTCACCACCTATCGCGGCGGATACGACAGCTTCGAGCGTCAGCGTCGCGAGCAGATCATGCAGGCGGAAAAGCAACGCGAGAAGCAAGAGGCCCAGCGCAAGCACATGCAGGCCTTCGTGGACAGGTTCCGCGCCAAGGCGACCAAGGCGCGTCAGGCCCAGTCTCGGCTCAAGATGCTGGAGCGCATGCAACCCATCGCGGCGATCGTTGAGGAATCAAGCCTTGCGCTTTCCTTCCCTGATCCGCAAAGCCAGGCTGCCCCTCCTCTGCTGTCCGTGGAGAGCGGGGCCGTCGGTTATGACGACAAGCCGGTCCTGCGCCATCTCAACCTGCGCCTTGATCCAGACGACAGGATTGCTCTTCTGGGCGCAAACGGCAACGGCAAGTCCACCTTCGCCAAGCTCATTGCCGACCGACTGAAGCCGATGTCCGGACACGTCGTTCGGGCGAACCGGATAGAAGTTGCCTATTTCGCCCAGCACCAGCTCGATGAACTGGTTCCGGCGAATTCCGCGGTCGCCCACGTGCGCGCCTTGATGGTGGGAGAGCCAGAAGCGAAGGTGCGCGCGCGCGTTGCCCGGTTCGGTCTGCCGACCGACCGAATGGACACCCCGGCCAAAGACCTCTCTGGCGGCGAAAAGGCACGACTGCTGCTTGGGCTTGTAACGTTCAACGGGCCCAACCTGCTGATCCTCGACGAACCGACCAACCATCTCGATATCGACAGCCGCGAAGCGCTCATGCAGGCGCTTAATGCCTTTCGGGGCGCGGTTGTGCTCATCAGCCACGACCGGCATCTGGTGGAGGCATGCGCCGACGCCTTGTGGCTTGTGGCGGGTGGAACCGTGAAGCCCTATGACGGCGACATGGAGGACTACCGGCGACTGATCCTTCAAAGCGGACGTGAAGAACGCTCCGCTCAGAAGGAGGTCGAGAAGCAGGCATCCGCGCAGGACCGTCGCCGCGAAGCTGCCGACCGCCGCGCGCAGTTAGCCCCGCTTCGCCAGAAAATCCAGGCGGCGGAGAAACTGATGGAGAAACATCAGGGTGAGCTGCAACGGCTCGATGGCCTGCTTGCTGATCCCGACCTCTATGTGAAGGATCCGGCCAAAGCGACCAAACTCGCCAAGCAGCGCTCCGATGCCGAAAAGGCGTTGGCAGAAGCGGAAGAAAACTGGCTGGAGCTGTCCGGTCAATATGAAGAGGCAAATGCGGGGTAG
- a CDS encoding tetratricopeptide repeat protein, whose amino-acid sequence MRKTNAIFYLAGVLAICPLNASLAFDPGASTGSGATSPSEAFRLGARAYFAGNKEKAVDALSFAAANGVPAAQWKLGRMYADGDGVAEDDLKAFEYFSSIADQHADDSPGSSQAPYVASAFVALGTYYLTGIQNTAVKPNARRAREIFTYAASYFGNADAQYNLGRLYLAGSTGDDPDPHMAARWLKLAASKGHYEAQAALGELMFFEDTIAKNRVRGLMWLTVAMPRAHGEKDAWIVEAQERAFSLASESERRRAVMLAQRWEKKDIASR is encoded by the coding sequence ATGCGGAAGACCAACGCGATCTTTTATCTGGCAGGTGTGCTGGCGATCTGCCCGCTCAATGCAAGCTTGGCATTCGACCCTGGAGCCTCAACGGGATCTGGGGCGACCAGCCCGAGCGAGGCATTCAGGCTTGGGGCACGCGCCTATTTTGCCGGAAACAAGGAAAAGGCCGTCGACGCCTTGTCCTTCGCCGCCGCGAACGGCGTGCCCGCGGCGCAGTGGAAGCTCGGGCGCATGTATGCCGATGGCGATGGCGTTGCCGAAGACGACCTGAAGGCGTTCGAGTATTTTTCCTCGATTGCCGATCAGCATGCCGACGACTCACCCGGTTCATCCCAGGCCCCCTATGTGGCCTCTGCTTTTGTGGCTCTCGGCACCTATTACCTGACCGGTATCCAGAATACGGCGGTGAAGCCTAATGCGCGCCGTGCGCGTGAGATTTTCACCTATGCCGCCTCCTATTTCGGCAACGCGGATGCGCAGTACAATCTCGGCCGTCTCTATCTGGCGGGGTCCACTGGCGATGATCCGGACCCGCATATGGCGGCGCGCTGGCTGAAGCTGGCTGCAAGCAAGGGTCACTACGAGGCTCAGGCGGCTCTTGGCGAGTTGATGTTCTTCGAGGACACAATCGCCAAGAATCGGGTGCGTGGCCTGATGTGGCTGACGGTCGCCATGCCGCGTGCGCATGGCGAAAAGGACGCTTGGATTGTGGAGGCGCAGGAGCGAGCCTTTTCACTTGCGAGCGAGAGCGAACGGCGCCGGGCCGTGATGCTCGCGCAACGTTGGGAAAAGAAGGATATCGCTTCCCGTTGA
- a CDS encoding ROK family protein: MARIELGQATGLSPSTVTAITAALLSEGLIEEWSDAPADPAAPTHRGRPRTALSLAPSAASVLAIKLSLGKVELILADFSGHRLAQANIPIDTLGTPAAKFGALLAETVKNFLIRNEPGYPPLAEIDVAAQGFVDARLGTVVWSPAFNEPSVEIVAPLKRAFHVPCRISNDVNMIAEALHDSNPMRYGGTFAVVFMDFGVGMGLYADGQLFTGETGSAAEFGHANHIPGGRLCRCGKRGCMEAYLGVYGILRAANGLPDDFDPWKLEVGPDTLPELVDRAQAGDRKALDAFADAGRALGYGLARVIALFDPRLVAVTGTGMLAFGLLETAMYQALKEALVEDLRKNIAIEPHSSTEDLIGAGTISGALRRLDREFFANPRDPRHRARGSGARRIPVRI; this comes from the coding sequence ATGGCGCGTATCGAGCTTGGCCAGGCAACAGGCCTCAGCCCTTCGACCGTTACCGCGATTACGGCGGCCCTCCTGAGCGAAGGGCTTATTGAAGAATGGAGCGACGCGCCCGCCGATCCGGCTGCGCCCACCCACCGCGGACGTCCTCGCACAGCGCTGTCTCTTGCCCCGAGCGCGGCAAGCGTTCTCGCGATCAAGCTCTCGCTCGGCAAGGTGGAACTGATCCTTGCCGACTTTTCCGGCCACCGTCTGGCCCAGGCGAACATTCCGATCGATACGCTGGGAACCCCGGCCGCGAAATTCGGCGCATTGCTCGCGGAGACGGTCAAGAATTTCCTGATCCGAAACGAGCCCGGCTATCCGCCGCTCGCGGAAATCGACGTCGCAGCCCAGGGCTTTGTTGATGCAAGGCTCGGCACCGTCGTCTGGAGCCCGGCCTTCAACGAGCCGAGCGTAGAGATTGTGGCTCCGCTCAAGCGCGCCTTCCACGTACCCTGCCGGATCTCCAATGACGTGAACATGATCGCGGAGGCTCTGCACGATTCCAATCCCATGCGCTACGGGGGCACCTTTGCCGTCGTGTTCATGGATTTCGGCGTGGGAATGGGGCTTTACGCGGACGGCCAGCTCTTCACGGGGGAAACGGGATCAGCAGCCGAATTCGGCCATGCAAACCATATTCCGGGCGGCCGGCTTTGCCGGTGCGGCAAACGCGGCTGCATGGAGGCCTACCTGGGCGTCTACGGCATACTTCGGGCCGCCAACGGACTGCCCGACGACTTCGATCCGTGGAAACTGGAGGTCGGCCCGGACACGCTGCCGGAACTCGTTGACCGGGCCCAGGCAGGCGATCGCAAGGCGCTCGATGCGTTCGCGGACGCCGGGCGCGCCCTCGGCTACGGCCTTGCTCGCGTAATCGCCCTTTTCGACCCGCGCCTTGTTGCCGTCACAGGCACCGGGATGCTCGCTTTCGGCCTTCTGGAAACGGCCATGTATCAGGCCTTGAAGGAGGCTCTGGTGGAAGATCTGCGCAAGAACATAGCCATCGAGCCCCACTCCTCCACAGAGGACCTGATCGGCGCCGGCACCATTTCCGGCGCACTACGCAGGCTCGATCGGGAATTCTTCGCAAATCCGCGCGATCCACGCCACAGGGCGCGCGGAAGCGGCGCCCGGAGGATCCCGGTCCGGATTTGA
- the recJ gene encoding single-stranded-DNA-specific exonuclease RecJ, with protein sequence MMRERSEPANGPHPVPSFIWPAAATSSPDSRYSPLSFHRQHTSPHLLPDPSATRTEGFRETPETRALLGVTRSATGRVWRERLTTASSMQAQAISQREGIPDIIARVLAGRGVDVDAAGEFLDPSLRSLMPDPSTLIDMDAAAARLADAVERREGVAIFGDYDVDGATSSALMARALTSLGLEPRIYIPDRIIEGYGPNPAAMRDLKAGGASLVLTLDCGSVSFDALEEARKIGLSVLVADHHQVGETLPPCEALVNPNRQDDLSGQGHLAAVGVTFLVLVALMRELKKRRYFSGNAPDLLSWLDLVALGTVCDVVPLQGLNRAYVTKGIVAMHRRANAGLAALADVSRVNGPLTPYHLGFLLGPRINAGGRIGDAALGARLLSTDDTRLAGEIAGQLDRLNSERQAMEVAMLEEGEAQATAVMLDGEGPAVLVTGSETWHPGVVGLIASRLKERHRRPAFAIAFDADGIGTGSGRSVPGVDLGAAVRAAVEAGILVKGGGHAMAAGLTVHRDRVPDLKVFLEERLAAEVEASREDHVLKIDGAITASGATLDLMSLLEKAGPYGAGHAEPVFALPAHRVTFADKVGNGHVRLSLSANDRSSIKGIAFRCADQPLGQALLGARGKMLHVAGCLSLDHWQGAPKVQMRVLDAAEPRLGQR encoded by the coding sequence ATGATGCGGGAGCGTTCGGAACCCGCCAACGGACCTCATCCGGTGCCGTCCTTCATCTGGCCTGCCGCCGCCACATCCTCGCCCGACTCGCGCTATAGTCCGCTTTCCTTCCATCGCCAGCACACGAGCCCCCATTTGCTGCCCGACCCATCCGCCACACGCACCGAAGGTTTTCGGGAAACTCCTGAGACCCGCGCCTTGCTCGGCGTAACCCGATCCGCGACAGGCCGGGTCTGGCGCGAGCGGCTGACCACAGCAAGCTCCATGCAGGCTCAGGCCATCTCGCAGCGCGAGGGCATCCCCGATATCATCGCGCGCGTTCTCGCCGGACGCGGTGTCGATGTCGATGCTGCCGGTGAATTCCTTGATCCGTCCCTCCGCTCCCTGATGCCGGATCCCTCGACCCTCATCGATATGGATGCTGCAGCTGCGCGCCTTGCGGATGCGGTCGAGCGTCGCGAGGGCGTTGCCATCTTCGGGGATTATGACGTCGATGGAGCGACGTCGTCGGCCCTCATGGCGCGCGCGTTGACCTCGCTCGGTCTTGAGCCGCGCATCTATATTCCCGATCGGATCATCGAAGGTTACGGGCCGAACCCCGCCGCCATGCGCGACCTGAAAGCCGGCGGGGCAAGTCTCGTCCTCACGCTCGACTGTGGCTCGGTGTCCTTCGATGCGCTGGAAGAGGCGCGAAAGATCGGCCTTTCCGTGCTTGTGGCCGATCACCATCAGGTCGGCGAGACGCTTCCGCCATGCGAGGCGCTCGTCAATCCAAACCGTCAGGACGATCTCTCCGGACAGGGACATCTGGCAGCCGTTGGCGTCACGTTTCTGGTTCTGGTCGCGCTCATGCGTGAGTTGAAGAAACGTCGGTATTTCAGTGGAAACGCGCCGGATCTTCTTTCCTGGCTTGATCTGGTTGCACTGGGCACGGTGTGTGATGTTGTGCCGTTGCAGGGGCTCAACCGTGCCTATGTGACCAAGGGCATCGTGGCGATGCACCGGCGCGCCAATGCCGGGCTGGCAGCCCTCGCCGATGTGTCGCGCGTCAATGGCCCACTGACACCCTATCATCTCGGTTTTCTGCTCGGGCCGCGCATCAATGCGGGCGGACGCATTGGCGATGCCGCCCTCGGCGCACGCCTGCTTTCCACCGATGATACGCGTCTCGCCGGGGAAATCGCAGGCCAGCTGGACCGTCTCAACAGCGAAAGGCAGGCCATGGAAGTGGCCATGCTGGAGGAGGGCGAGGCCCAGGCCACGGCCGTCATGCTGGATGGAGAGGGGCCTGCCGTGCTTGTGACCGGCTCCGAGACCTGGCATCCGGGCGTTGTCGGCCTGATCGCCTCCCGGCTGAAGGAACGCCATCGCCGCCCGGCCTTCGCGATCGCCTTCGATGCTGATGGCATCGGAACCGGGTCGGGGCGTTCGGTACCGGGCGTGGATCTCGGTGCGGCGGTTCGGGCGGCCGTGGAGGCAGGTATCCTGGTCAAGGGTGGTGGGCATGCAATGGCCGCGGGCCTGACCGTTCACCGCGATCGGGTGCCGGATCTCAAGGTTTTCCTGGAAGAGCGCCTTGCGGCTGAAGTGGAGGCTTCGCGAGAGGATCACGTTCTCAAGATCGACGGCGCGATCACCGCCTCAGGTGCGACGCTCGACCTGATGAGCCTTCTGGAAAAGGCCGGTCCTTACGGGGCCGGCCATGCCGAGCCGGTCTTTGCGCTTCCGGCCCACCGGGTGACATTCGCGGACAAGGTCGGAAACGGCCATGTGAGGCTGTCGCTATCGGCCAATGATCGCTCCTCCATCAAGGGGATCGCCTTTCGCTGCGCGGATCAGCCCCTGGGCCAGGCCTTGCTTGGCGCGCGGGGCAAGATGCTGCATGTCGCAGGGTGTCTTTCGCTCGATCACTGGCAAGGCGCGCCGAAGGTTCAGATGCGGGTTCTGGATGCCGCTGAGCCTCGGCTGGGGCAGCGATAA